From Cydia strobilella chromosome 4, ilCydStro3.1, whole genome shotgun sequence, the proteins below share one genomic window:
- the LOC134741052 gene encoding uncharacterized protein LOC134741052: MDPILENESATADASPKFGKSKHKKKKNHVEANQTVVGEKKKFLVTKLSTTDDKDIPSTSAAQNVHTVHFGTRGVESQRPHVRSIFKEKSVDTSRASSAEREPTVDVKGYETFHGTSSSPRSSIFDIFRLRRKSDSKKHQSLMHNVKAALGNTPKATEAPEASKEPNAEESKDSHKKYYHTVTGASSRKSSPITRVMDILWRKPHVEANQAAIDPAKKKSVKQPRRSSIGTTSPTYHKNSYASLDPLQAKQLFREVRGLPKYDPYLSIVQISLGGRDKTRLLLNFFKYHKCYEILPKSAKVIIFDTQFLVRKTFPTLISHGIRSAPLWDANKKQLVGMITVTDFIRILLHLEKEKLPVDELERHTLHNWKKILRPTRKPLCSVGPDQSLHEAINMLNKNRVHRLLLIDPFNGDVLYILSHKRILRFLFVYLNEFPELTFFHKTLTELKIGTFDEIVSVTDNTSIKAAFQLLLDKDISALPVLDDEGKLIDVYAKCEVLNLVSEKLYSDLSLTIGEIRNKKKDWEEKLQKCRSSISLYEALEVIVRTESHRLLLVNKDNRLIGIVSLSDILVYLNRIIPTEKKVSSLQEIFRPLEENKVDESAKETENEIISIPVPNLGQQALSEGDESAPGVNDIASAPGENEVADVETTTKSGIEVGET, from the coding sequence ATGGATCCAATATTGGAAAACGAATCAGCTACGGCTGATGCTTCTCCCAAATTCGGAAAGtcaaaacacaagaaaaaaaagaaccATGTAGAAGCTAACCAGACCGTAGTGGGGGAGAAAAAGAAATTTTTAGTTACTAAATTATCAACGACAGACGACAAAGATATACCGTCTACTTCGGCAGCACAAAATGTGCATACTGTCCATTTTGGCACGCGGGGGGTGGAATCACAAAGACCCCACGTTAGATCAATTTTCAAAGAAAAATCTGTAGATACATCGAGAGCATCTAGCGCCGAGAGAGAACCCACAGTTGATGTTAAGGGGTATGAAACATTTCATGGAACATCGTCAAGTCCACGGAGTtcaatatttgatatttttcgaCTTCGAAGAAAGAGTGATTCTAAAAAGCATCAGTCTTTGATGCACAATGTAAAAGCTGCATTAGGGAATACCCCTAAAGCTACAGAAGCGCCTGAAGCTTCGAAAGAACCTAATGCTGAAGAATCAAAGGATTCTCACAAGAAATATTATCATACTGTAACAGGAGCTTCCTCAAGAAAATCTAGTCCCATTACAAGGGTAATGGATATATTATGGAGAAAACCACACGTGGAGGCAAACCAGGCGGCCATTGATCCCGCCAAAAAGAAATCTGTTAAGCAACCACGCCGTTCCTCCATTGGAACGACTTCGCCCACTTATCATAAAAATTCATATGCTTCTTTGGATCCTCTACAAGCAAAACAATTGTTTAGGGAAGTTAGAGGTCTTCCTAAATACGATCCCTATTTATCTATAGTTCAAATATCTTTGGGTGGTAGAGACAAGACGAGGCTGTTGTTGAATTTTTTCAAATATCATAAATGTTACGAAATCCTACCAAAATCTGCAAAAGTAATAATATTTGATACACAGTTTTTGGTAAGAAAAACCTTTCCTACTCTTATCTCACATGGTATACGCTCTGCTCCACTGTGGGATGCTAATAAAAAACAACTGGTTGGCATGATAACAGTGACTGATTTCATAAGGATTTTGTTGCACCTTGAGAAGGAAAAATTACCAGTAGATGAACTTGAAAGGCATACACTTCATAACTGGAAGAAGATATTGCGACCAACACGGAAACCTTTGTGCAGTGTTGGCCCTGATCAATCTCTACATGAGGCTATAAATATGCTGAATAAGAATCGCGTGCACAGACTTTTGTTAATTGACCCATTTAACGGagatgtattgtatatattgtCCCACAAAAGAATTTTAAGATTCCTGTTTGTCTATCTTAATGAATTTCCGgaattaacattttttcataaaacATTGACTGAATTGAAAATTGGTACATTTGATGAAATTGTGTCTGTGACAGATAATACTAGTATTAAAGCAGCATTTCAGCTCCTGTTAGACAAAGATATATCAGCCTTGCCTGTTTTAGATGATGAGGGCAAATTAATCGATGTTTATGCTAAATGTGAGGTATTGAATTTAGTTAGCGAAAAACTTTATTCTGATTTGTCATTGACAATAGGTGAAATAAGGAATAAAAAGAAAGACTGGGAAGAAAAATTACAGAAATGTCGATCGAGTATTTCGTTATACGAGGCCTTAGAAGTCATAGTTAGGACAGAGAGTCATCGATTATTGCTAGTGAATAAGGATAATAGACTAATAGGAATTGTTTCGTTGTCAGATATTTTAGTATATTTAAATAGAATTATTCCAACTGAGAAGAAAGTTTCGTCACTGCAAGAGATATTTAGACCCCTGGAGGAAAACAAAGTTGACGAATCAGCAAAAGAGACCGAGAATGAAATAATATCGATTCCGGTACCAAATTTAGGACAACAAGCACTGTCTGAGGGCGACGAAAGTGCCCCCGGAGTCAATGATATCGCAAGCGCCCCAGGAGAAAACGAAGTCGCTGACGTAGAAACAACGACCAAAAGTGGCATAGAAGTGGGAGAGACTTAG